A region from the Desulfobotulus pelophilus genome encodes:
- a CDS encoding LPP20 family lipoprotein has protein sequence MKKQLVKLIMLAAIAALMAACAPKETPVADTGMPDEYKDAPSWVFNPELEGGVAAVGTARIGKAGFAFARNEALADGRDQLARQMSVKVQNMVKNFTQATGMGDDETVDRVSSQVSRQVANETLAGSKMRSMWRAPNGELFVWMVVDPESVRSAARDAVTTSYKNDQALWQQFQAKKAHDELDAMIAKEFTDFN, from the coding sequence ATGAAAAAACAACTCGTAAAACTGATTATGCTGGCTGCGATTGCAGCACTCATGGCTGCCTGTGCTCCTAAAGAAACACCTGTGGCCGATACGGGTATGCCCGATGAGTACAAAGATGCTCCCAGCTGGGTTTTTAATCCTGAACTGGAAGGTGGTGTGGCCGCCGTTGGTACAGCCAGAATCGGTAAGGCCGGTTTTGCCTTTGCCCGAAATGAAGCCCTGGCCGACGGAAGGGATCAGCTTGCACGCCAGATGAGTGTCAAAGTACAGAACATGGTAAAAAATTTCACACAGGCTACGGGAATGGGTGACGATGAAACCGTTGACCGCGTATCTTCACAGGTCTCCCGTCAGGTTGCCAATGAAACCCTTGCCGGATCCAAAATGCGGTCCATGTGGCGTGCTCCCAACGGCGAACTTTTTGTATGGATGGTTGTGGATCCCGAATCCGTCCGCTCCGCTGCAAGAGACGCTGTGACGACATCCTATAAGAATGATCAGGCTCTGTGGCAGCAGTTCCAGGCAAAAAAAGCCCATGACGAGCTCGATGCAATGATTGCAAAAGAATTTACGGACTTTAACTAG
- a CDS encoding murein transglycosylase domain-containing protein → MRTATFRILTLVLAPFLIFPSAGLAQSFEEYMKQQQTAFVSYQEQIRKEFQEYQKIIQEEFENYRNEIKKHWGDEILSSPTQWVEYSRDMKNRTLVDFENNTITIEIQSAAQDVHKELEDRLKSLVTATTAKAFENDTLSQNIEQRVVEASKNVVTATVKPEPILTQTLTGTTTPSNREVAKAVSELAQKSTQTQRDAPEAGNRIHSFTIPLPEVKLSEKSGTYEKEIVQYARERQIDPALMVAIMHSESSFNPMAKSHVPAYGLMQIVPQSAGKDASQLVYGQQKLLSPSYLYNADNNIKMGAAYLYILYYRYLSSIQNPESRVYCSIAAYNTGAGNVARAFTGNTNIRRAAEVINTMTPAQVYAKLVADLPYEETRNYMKKVTPRYKGYQTHFTVR, encoded by the coding sequence ATGCGTACTGCAACCTTCCGCATTCTTACTCTGGTTCTTGCCCCTTTTCTGATTTTTCCATCTGCCGGGCTTGCCCAGTCCTTTGAAGAGTACATGAAACAACAGCAAACCGCTTTCGTTTCCTACCAGGAACAGATAAGAAAGGAATTCCAAGAGTACCAGAAAATTATTCAGGAAGAATTCGAAAATTACAGAAATGAAATTAAAAAACACTGGGGAGACGAAATTCTGAGCAGTCCGACCCAGTGGGTCGAGTACAGCAGGGACATGAAAAATCGTACCCTTGTGGATTTTGAAAATAACACCATCACCATTGAAATTCAAAGCGCTGCTCAGGATGTACATAAGGAACTGGAAGACCGGCTCAAAAGTCTGGTCACGGCCACAACAGCTAAAGCCTTTGAAAATGATACCCTTTCCCAGAATATTGAACAGCGGGTTGTAGAGGCCTCAAAAAACGTCGTCACAGCTACCGTAAAACCGGAACCCATCCTTACCCAGACCCTCACGGGCACCACCACTCCTTCAAACCGTGAAGTGGCCAAGGCTGTCAGTGAGCTGGCCCAGAAAAGCACACAGACCCAACGGGATGCTCCGGAAGCAGGAAACAGAATCCACAGCTTTACCATCCCCTTGCCTGAAGTAAAGCTCAGTGAGAAATCAGGAACATATGAAAAAGAAATAGTTCAGTATGCAAGAGAACGTCAGATTGATCCGGCCCTCATGGTAGCCATTATGCACAGCGAAAGCTCCTTTAACCCCATGGCAAAATCCCACGTTCCCGCTTACGGACTCATGCAGATTGTACCCCAGTCCGCTGGCAAAGATGCTTCCCAGCTGGTATACGGCCAGCAGAAACTGCTCTCTCCCTCCTACCTTTACAATGCGGACAACAACATCAAAATGGGTGCCGCCTACCTTTACATTCTCTATTACCGTTATCTTTCGTCCATACAGAATCCTGAAAGCAGGGTATACTGCAGTATAGCCGCGTACAACACCGGCGCAGGCAATGTGGCGCGGGCTTTTACAGGCAATACCAACATACGCCGTGCGGCCGAGGTGATCAACACCATGACACCGGCACAGGTCTATGCAAAACTGGTTGCAGATCTTCCCTATGAGGAAACCCGTAATTACATGAAAAAGGTAACACCTCGCTATAAAGGATATCAGACCCACTTTACCGTACGCTGA
- a CDS encoding lysophospholipid acyltransferase family protein, with the protein MVTGKEHIDKKATYVVVSNHQSQLDILAAFRTFFHFKWVSKIEVFRLPFIGWNMHLNEYIPLKRGDKESIREMLEKCRKTLKKGNSVFIFPEGTRSETGILRPFKLGAFQLAHELQLPILPIAIDGTREVLPKYSLELKSTKPMNIQIMPPVPYENFQHMSEEETAAFFRKKIGAHVTAHTEDTEEPSLLTAV; encoded by the coding sequence GTGGTAACAGGTAAAGAGCATATAGATAAAAAAGCAACCTACGTGGTTGTGTCCAATCATCAGTCCCAGTTGGACATCCTTGCGGCATTCCGCACATTTTTTCATTTTAAGTGGGTATCCAAGATAGAGGTTTTCCGGCTCCCTTTCATCGGGTGGAACATGCACCTGAATGAATATATTCCTTTAAAAAGGGGGGATAAGGAGAGTATCCGTGAGATGCTTGAAAAATGTCGAAAAACCCTTAAAAAAGGAAATTCTGTTTTTATTTTTCCAGAAGGCACACGCAGTGAGACCGGTATTCTGCGTCCCTTCAAGCTGGGAGCCTTCCAGCTGGCCCATGAGCTGCAGCTGCCCATTTTGCCCATTGCCATTGATGGTACTCGGGAAGTTCTTCCTAAATACAGCCTCGAGCTGAAAAGTACCAAACCCATGAATATTCAGATTATGCCCCCTGTGCCCTACGAAAACTTTCAGCATATGAGCGAGGAGGAAACCGCTGCATTTTTCCGCAAGAAGATTGGTGCCCATGTCACGGCGCACACGGAGGATACGGAAGAGCCCTCTCTGCTGACAGCGGTCTGA